CTCCACAGGCAGCCACGGCTGGACTCTCCGCGGTTGAGTAGTAGTGGTTCCGCAGGTTGATGGCCGCGTTCAGATCACATCTGAACCCGCAGTGGGGACAAACGAACAACTCACTACTACCCAATTTCGTGTGGACGTGGCCACACCTGGAGCACAACTTGCTCGATGGAAACCAGCGGTCGGCAACGACCAGTTGGCTCCCGTAGAGCCGGCACTTGTACTCCAGCTGCCGCTTGATTTCATACAGACCAAGGTCTGAGATGGTACGCGCCAGATACCGGTTCCGCAACATTCCCTGCACGTTCAGGTCTTCCACAACAACCGTCTCGTGGTTCTTGGCAACGGCCGTCGTTAGCTTGTGGATGGCATCCGAACACAGACAGGAGATGCGGTAGTGTAGCTTTGCTACCCGGAGTCGAGCCTTTTCACGATTTTTACCCCCTTTAACACGCCTGCTAAGCCTTCTTTGCCACAAGCGGAGCCTTCTCAAGGACCGCTCAAGCGCCCTGGGACTCTCAAAGACTTCACCACTCGAAAGCACCGCGAGCTTCCGACTCCCCAGGTCAACCCCGACAACGTCTATTTTCTTCGGCGTGGGCTGCGGTTCAAGCTCGTAGTGGAACGACACAAACCACCG
The sequence above is drawn from the Gloeomargarita sp. SKYB120 genome and encodes:
- a CDS encoding transposase, which produces RWFVSFHYELEPQPTPKKIDVVGVDLGSRKLAVLSSGEVFESPRALERSLRRLRLWQRRLSRRVKGGKNREKARLRVAKLHYRISCLCSDAIHKLTTAVAKNHETVVVEDLNVQGMLRNRYLARTISDLGLYEIKRQLEYKCRLYGSQLVVADRWFPSSKLCSRCGHVHTKLGSSELFVCPHCGFRCDLNAAINLRNHYYSTAESPAVAACGATSGGGTSDGGLRAMCAMKQEVGTGEPSLDKSNRLALSASSSVDQR